The following proteins come from a genomic window of Plutella xylostella chromosome 22, ilPluXylo3.1, whole genome shotgun sequence:
- the LOC105392573 gene encoding proton-coupled folate transporter isoform X2 encodes MDKSDLPEEQPLKPENKSNEAKPNTTWKEKLINIKNNVTLEPILASYVVPGVLARLAMQNLNLDKACRVNLGYGDQVCDALIAKEGDRYHEEEIQVQKLIASMEVWKNVLLTAIPSFLILFIGAWSDRTGKRKACVLIPVVGDFIMCLSNILNTYFFYEMPVQVTMFMEAFFPAVTGGWITTYMGVFSYISDVSSEESRTFRVGIANLCLTAGTPIGSALSGVLLKHLGYYGVFTLSGLLYFFSIVYGYFYIQDPQRPGNKENVEKTGMWNFLKTFFDVKHVRDTFQVTFKKGPNRRRTKAILVFTAIAFIYGPSYGEFTVRYLFTRYRFQWDAVKYSFFNTFYVCVHALGALISISFFSRMLKWDDSVLGLISNCSHFVGAILSALAKNGYEFYLALRSISSKLVTSDELGKMISLFNLMEIVTSMVSGPVYSWFYMMTLSHDAGAFYYISTALSVPAMGIFMWFFIQHRTTLKQEKGETVRMTNRNLVSSKENSLINSLDLADEKVIP; translated from the exons atggacAAATCAGACCTGCCCGAGGAGCAGCCATTGAAACCGGAGAATAAATCAAATGAAGCGAAACCAAACACAACATGGAAAGAAAAgctcataaatattaaaaacaatgtGACTTTAGAACCGATTCTAGCTTCTTACGTAGTACCTGGAGTCCTAGCTAGGCTCGCGATGCAAAACCTTAACCTGGATAAGGCATGCCGCGTGAATCTGGGTTATGGTGATCAAGTGTGTGATGCTCTCATAGCGAAGGAGGGAGACAGGTATCACGAGGAAGAGATACAAGTGCAAAAGCTGATAGCATCGATGGAAGTGTGGAAGAATGTGCTCCTCACGGCGATCCCCAGTTTCCTGATCCTATTCATAGGCGCGTGGAGTGACAGGACAGGAAAGAGGAAAGCGTGCGTTCTTATACCGGTAGTAGGAGATTTTATCATGTGTTTGAGCAACATTTTGAACACGTATTTCTTCTATGAAATGCCGGTGCAGGTGACTATGTTTATGGAAGCTTTCTTCCCGGCCGTGACTGGTGGCTGGATCACCACGTACATGGGTGTGTTCAGCTACATCAGTGACGTCTCCAGCGAGGAGTCCAGGACGTTCCGTGTGGGCATCGCCAACCTGTGCCTGACCGCGGGCACGCCCATCGGCTCGGCGCTCAGCGGGGTGCTGCTCAAACACCTGGGCTACTACGGCGTGTTCACACTCAGTGGCTTGCTCTACTTCTTCAGTATAGTGTACGGATACTTCTATATACAGGATCCTCAAAGACCGGGCAATAAGGAAAAC GTGGAAAAAACCGGAATGTGGAATTTTCTGAAGACATTTTTTGATGTAAAACATGTAAGGGATACTTTTCAAGTGACATTCAAAAAGGGACCCAATCGCCGGCGCACAAAAGCCATCCTAGTGTTCACGGCCATTGCCTTTATTTATGGGCCGTCTTATG gCGAGTTTACAGTACGATATTTGTTCACAAGATATCGCTTTCAGTGGGACGCTGTTAAGTATAGCTTCTTCAATACATTTTACGTGTGCGTTCATGCACTTG GTGCATTAATATCAATAAGTTTCTTTAGTCGCATGTTGAAATGGGACGACTCGGTTCTTGGTCTGATATCCAACTGCAGTCATTTTGTCGGCGCTATTCTATCGGCCCTTGCCAAAAATGGATATGAAttctacttag CTTTACGATCGATCTCATCTAAATTAGTCACAAGCGATGAATTGg GTAAAATGATATCCCTATTCAATCTGATGGAGATAGTGACGTCGATGGTGTCGGGTCCGGTGTACTCGTGGTTCTACATGATGACCCTCAGCCACGACGCCGGCGCGTTCTACTACATCAGCACGGCACTGTCTGTGCCTGCTATGGGCATATTTAT gtgGTTCTTCATACAGCACAGAACAACATTGAAACAGGAAAAAGGGGAAACAGTTCGGATGACCAACAGAAATCTGGTTTCATCGAAAGAAAATAGTTTGATTAATAGCTTAGATTTGGCTGATGAAAAAGTAATACCGTGA
- the LOC105392573 gene encoding proton-coupled folate transporter isoform X1: protein MDKSDLPEEQPLKPENKSNEAKPNTTWKEKLINIKNNVTLEPILASYVVPGVLARLAMQNLNLDKACRVNLGYGDQVCDALIAKEGDRYHEEEIQVQKLIASMEVWKNVLLTAIPSFLILFIGAWSDRTGKRKACVLIPVVGDFIMCLSNILNTYFFYEMPVQVTMFMEAFFPAVTGGWITTYMGVFSYISDVSSEESRTFRVGIANLCLTAGTPIGSALSGVLLKHLGYYGVFTLSGLLYFFSIVYGYFYIQDPQRPGNKENVEKTGMWNFLKTFFDVKHVRDTFQVTFKKGPNRRRTKAILVFTAIAFIYGPSYGEFTVRYLFTRYRFQWDAVKYSFFNTFYVCVHALGALISISFFSRMLKWDDSVLGLISNCSHFVGAILSALAKNGYEFYLAIAVETFNASSFTALRSISSKLVTSDELGKMISLFNLMEIVTSMVSGPVYSWFYMMTLSHDAGAFYYISTALSVPAMGIFMWFFIQHRTTLKQEKGETVRMTNRNLVSSKENSLINSLDLADEKVIP, encoded by the exons atggacAAATCAGACCTGCCCGAGGAGCAGCCATTGAAACCGGAGAATAAATCAAATGAAGCGAAACCAAACACAACATGGAAAGAAAAgctcataaatattaaaaacaatgtGACTTTAGAACCGATTCTAGCTTCTTACGTAGTACCTGGAGTCCTAGCTAGGCTCGCGATGCAAAACCTTAACCTGGATAAGGCATGCCGCGTGAATCTGGGTTATGGTGATCAAGTGTGTGATGCTCTCATAGCGAAGGAGGGAGACAGGTATCACGAGGAAGAGATACAAGTGCAAAAGCTGATAGCATCGATGGAAGTGTGGAAGAATGTGCTCCTCACGGCGATCCCCAGTTTCCTGATCCTATTCATAGGCGCGTGGAGTGACAGGACAGGAAAGAGGAAAGCGTGCGTTCTTATACCGGTAGTAGGAGATTTTATCATGTGTTTGAGCAACATTTTGAACACGTATTTCTTCTATGAAATGCCGGTGCAGGTGACTATGTTTATGGAAGCTTTCTTCCCGGCCGTGACTGGTGGCTGGATCACCACGTACATGGGTGTGTTCAGCTACATCAGTGACGTCTCCAGCGAGGAGTCCAGGACGTTCCGTGTGGGCATCGCCAACCTGTGCCTGACCGCGGGCACGCCCATCGGCTCGGCGCTCAGCGGGGTGCTGCTCAAACACCTGGGCTACTACGGCGTGTTCACACTCAGTGGCTTGCTCTACTTCTTCAGTATAGTGTACGGATACTTCTATATACAGGATCCTCAAAGACCGGGCAATAAGGAAAAC GTGGAAAAAACCGGAATGTGGAATTTTCTGAAGACATTTTTTGATGTAAAACATGTAAGGGATACTTTTCAAGTGACATTCAAAAAGGGACCCAATCGCCGGCGCACAAAAGCCATCCTAGTGTTCACGGCCATTGCCTTTATTTATGGGCCGTCTTATG gCGAGTTTACAGTACGATATTTGTTCACAAGATATCGCTTTCAGTGGGACGCTGTTAAGTATAGCTTCTTCAATACATTTTACGTGTGCGTTCATGCACTTG GTGCATTAATATCAATAAGTTTCTTTAGTCGCATGTTGAAATGGGACGACTCGGTTCTTGGTCTGATATCCAACTGCAGTCATTTTGTCGGCGCTATTCTATCGGCCCTTGCCAAAAATGGATATGAAttctacttag CTATTGCCGTAGAAACATTCAATGCGTCCTCCTTTACAGCTTTACGATCGATCTCATCTAAATTAGTCACAAGCGATGAATTGg GTAAAATGATATCCCTATTCAATCTGATGGAGATAGTGACGTCGATGGTGTCGGGTCCGGTGTACTCGTGGTTCTACATGATGACCCTCAGCCACGACGCCGGCGCGTTCTACTACATCAGCACGGCACTGTCTGTGCCTGCTATGGGCATATTTAT gtgGTTCTTCATACAGCACAGAACAACATTGAAACAGGAAAAAGGGGAAACAGTTCGGATGACCAACAGAAATCTGGTTTCATCGAAAGAAAATAGTTTGATTAATAGCTTAGATTTGGCTGATGAAAAAGTAATACCGTGA
- the LOC125490288 gene encoding uncharacterized protein LOC125490288, with the protein MNPSPSLPAGENALAQITVSSRIPDFWKESPRLWFAQFEAVVANQKLADESRYNLVIAKLSREHVEQVSDIVLTPPDTKKYEALKTRLLVVYEESEVRQVQKLLKELELGDQKPSQLLRRMRDLAKKKFNDETLNMLWMGHLPSAVQAILTVSEVKDLEKLAGMADKVVETTRFAEIQELSCMRSSAVPSSSATQATLVEQIAQLTRRLDNMETSRSRGRSVGRNGWKSHRSASRSRDRSERVRRGDPNWMCFYHFRYKGKANKCIQPCAWQKQQESEAGKN; encoded by the coding sequence ATGAACCCTTCTCCGTCACTTCCGGCCGGTGAAAACGCTTTGGCGCAGATCACGGTGTCCAGCAGGATACCGGACTTCTGGAAGGAGTCCCCACGCCTGTGGTTTGCCCAATTCGAGGCGGTGGTGGCCAATCAGAAGCTGGCCGACGAATCACGCTATAACTTAGTGATAGCAAAGCTAAGCCGCGAGCACGTCGAGCAGGTCAGTGATATTGTATTAACGCCTCCTGACACAAAGAAATACGAAGCGCTTAAAACTCGACTTCTCGTTGTTTATGAGGAGTCTGAAGTTCGACAGGTCCAGAAGCTGCTGAAGGAACTGGAGCTAGGCGACCAGAAACCCTCCCAACTACTCAGGAGGATGCGAGACCTGGCAAAGAAAAAATTCAATGATGAAACATTAAATATGCTGTGGATGGGGCATCTACCATCAGCAGTACAGGCAATTCTGACGGTGAGTGAAGTGAAAGATCTAGAGAAACTGGCTGGCATGGCAGATAAGGTAGTCGAAACGACCCGATTTGCTGAGATCCAGGAGCTGTCATGTATGCGGAGCAGTGCCGTACCCAGTTCATCAGCCACGCAGGCTACCCTCGTTGAGCAGATAGCTCAGCTCACGCGGCGCTTGGACAACATGGAGACGTCGAGGTCAAGAGGCAGGTCAGTTGGTCGTAACGGATGGAAGAGTCATCGCTCTGCGTCACGAAGTCGCGACCGGTCTGAACGCGTAAGGAGAGGAGACCCTAACTGGATGTGCTTCTACCACTTCCGGTACAAAGGAAAGGCCAACAAGTGCATTCAGCCTTGCGCATGGCAGAAGCAGCAGGAGTCAGAAGCAGGAAAAAACTAG